In Arachis hypogaea cultivar Tifrunner chromosome 7, arahy.Tifrunner.gnm2.J5K5, whole genome shotgun sequence, the genomic window CTATAAAAACTTATAagttcagaagaagaagaagaagattttacCACAACAGGTTCAGAACCACCGGATTGGGGAACAGTAACCCAGGAAGGAACAGTGACACAGAAACTCCAACCCGTGTGAGGATCATGAGGCCAAACTGAGTTGCGGCCATCCTGAATTCGATTTTGAAACAAATCAATAACTTGAAGAAGTCGAATTATAGTTAAAATACACACACACAATGGGTAGAGAAACATAAAAGGGGGAAAATTCAGCTAAAATTGAAGAAAGATACCCATTTGCGAGGGGGAGGGCTCCAATCCATGCCGAGAGGGAGAGGGGAGGTTCCATCGTGGCGATGCTTGGGAGAGAGCGAAGCGGCGTCGTTTTGGGGAAGAAAGTAATCGTCGTTTAGCAGCGATCGACGATAAGCGAAGGGGTTGATGACGGTGTCAGCGTAAGCGCAGCTGAAATTGAGGTCCAATACAGAGAAGTCGTGTACGTACGGATGCATCGTCTCTCTTCCGTTTCTGTTTAACTGTTTCTGTCTCACTCAGCTCTGCAACTTCCAACTTCACCACCACCCTGCTTTTATCGATATTTTTCAAGCTGCTTAGAGTCTTGAACTTGAACCATTTCTTTAagtgtaataaactaataataaggaaattaaaattttgagagtttttttttttttacttcttttacttttactacttggaatttttgttttaatttttaaaaattagaaatacttttaaatatgtttttataatgaaattataattaatgtgAGTAATATAAAGTTACTCATAAATTTGTATAGGTCAataaattcttttattaaaatatttatttttaaaataataaaattcaaataaagtcgatttcacgtgaagttaataattgaattttcatctttttaaaatttacattagACACAAGTGTCaatcaatttataattttatgataatatatatttatatttaaatatacgaTGATTCCATTAATGTTGTTCATTATATCATTAATAAATTAATGTTGAAATTTTATTAGTAAAGAATAAGATGTGTATTAACTATTAAGTATTAAGTATTAACTGAAGGTAGGGAAGTGGGAAGTGAGAAGTGAGAAGTGAGAACCCTTAAATTGGAATTGGGTTTTGCTTCAGCCGCACGGACTCCAGAGTGAGTGGTGACTACTGAGAACCGCCTTCATTTTCTTTTCCCGAAACTGAAACGACGCACATCCTTTTTTGCTGCCAACACAACTCAGccgtctctctctttttctctcccgCCACCGCCGCCGCCACAACCGCCCCTTTTTACAAAGTTCTCTCGGCATTTTCGTGAAGGTTCAATCACTTTAAACtgtaatcatcatcacatatagttcttctttctctttgtctGTCTGTTTGGTGTTCGACTCATCATTGATTGATTACCTATTGTGGTTTCTTTGTGGCGCGTTTATATGATTTCccgcttcttttctttctttctttcttttgagcTCCCATTGTAAACCGCAACCACTCCATTCGCGAAAAGGGAGGAAGAAGAAGTTACGACCTTCTTTTTGACAGAATGTATTGGGTCTTAAGAACGTAAGGGTTTGGTATCTAAGTGATTTTCTACTTTACGTGTTAGTTGTTAATTGTATGCTGTAACTATTGTTCTTTTTTGATAATGATCATTCTTCGCTCGCTTTGTTGTAACTCATGTGCAAGTATATTTTCTGATAATCCCTTCGTACTCCTTTCTAATTGTTtaattcttttgtttgtttttctagGATTATTCCTGCTATGGTGGACGTTAATAATCTTGTAGCCCCTGTCACTGATTCAGAAGCATAAACCGATATGCGAAGCCGAAAGAAATCTATTGTCTGGGAGTACTTCACTGTGAAAACTGTTAGCCCTGGATGTGCTAAGGCTTACTGTAAACAATGCAATAAGGAATTTGCATACATGACAGGTTCAAAACAATCTGGCACAAGCCATCTCAAGAGGCACATTTCATTAGGAATCTGTCTGAAAAATCACCAAACCCCTTCTGGAGAAGATAATGTTCAGCCGCCAAAGAAACATTTCACAAAAGCAATGTCTCACGATGCCCACATACCATTTGACCAGGAGCAATGCAATGACAACATAGCTAAGATGATCATTTTGCATGACTATCCACTTCATATTGTGGAACACCAGGGTTTCATTGATTTTGTGCGGTTACTTCAACCTCAGTACAATCCACTAAGCTTAAAAGATGTTCAAGGGGATTGCGTCGCAATGTACCTCAGAGAAAAGCAAAACCTCTTACATGTCATCAATGGGATTCCTGGACGAGTCAACCTTACTGTGGATTATTGGACTTCAAACCAGACATTGGCCTATGTTTTTCTTCGAGGACACTTCATTGGTGGTGATTGGAACTTACATCATCCCATTCTCAGTGTTATGATGGTGCCTTTTCCTGATTCTGACAATTCCTTGAATCAAACTATACTCTCTTGCATAAATGATTGGCATTTGGAGGGTCGGCTATTCACCATCACACTTGATAAGTTATTCTCAAATGGGACTTTGATGGGAAATCTCAGATGTCTCCTCTCTGTTAAGAACCCTGTGATCTTTGATGGTCAGTTATTAAGCCAGAACTGTTATGCTCGTGTGCTTAGTTGCCTTGCATTAGATGCACTGTCGGCAATGAAAGAAACTGTTGGTAAAATTCGCGAGAGTGTGAAGTATGTGAAATCTTCAGAATTTCATGAAGAGAAGTTTTTTGCGTTAAAGCGACAGCTTCAAGTCCCTAGTATGATGGAGCTCTTAGTTGATGATCAAAATAAATGGGATACAGTTTATCGAATGCTTGCTGCTGCCTGTGAATTAAAGGAAGTCTTTGGTTGCTTTGATGACTCCGGTCCTGATTATAAAATGAATCTTACTATGGACGACTGGAAGCATGTGGAAAAGCTCTGCATGTGTTTAAAGTATTTGTACGATGCAGCTAACATCTTAACTATTCGACCATACCCAACTGCAAACTTGTTTTTCCCTGAAGCATCAAACCTTTTGCTAGAGTTGACACACGCAGCATTCAGCCAGGACCCTTTCTACAGTACACTGGTTATGCCTTTGCAAGAGAAATTTGATCGGTATTGGAGAGAAAGCTGCCTCATCTTGGCTGCTGCTGTAGCCATGGACCCAAGGTATAAAATGAAACTTGTAGAATCCACTTTTGCGAGGATATTTGGTCAGAATTCTGAACCACGGCTAAGAATTGTTGAGGATGGTCTACATGAACTGTTTGTTGAATATATCATACAAATGCTTCCTTCTTCAGCAACAAATGGTGATGAAGGGAACGAGGCTACTATAGTGCACAAGCCTGAGCCTGAGCCTGAGCCCAAGCCCTGCCATGAAGAGTCACTTAATGGATCTCTCTTTGCTGAAGATGGGCTTTTTGATATTGAACTTTTTATATCTGACTTCGCTGGTGACCATCAATTTAATTCAGAATTGAGTGAGTATTTGGAAGAACCTCTGGAGCCTCAagtacaagaatttgatattctAAACTGGTGGAGAGGAAAGGAATGGAAGTACCCCACTTTGTCTAGAATGGCATCTGATATTTTGTCTATACCTGTATCCACTCTTTCTGCAGATTCTGCTTTTGACATGCAAATTAGAAAAATGGATAGCTATAGGTGTTCGTTGGGGGCTCTAACTCTTGAAGCCATTACATGTACCAAGGATTGGTTCCAGTACGAATAATTTCCTATGCATGTTTCAAATGCTCTTGTGAAGAAAAGAAATCTTAGAACAAATACCTCGTTTAGATAGATTCTCAAGTAGCTTTTTAGGTATTGAAGTATTGATACTACTGTGATTAGCTGTTAGGGTTTGCAGTTGTCTATAGTATAGCTTGAATTACATTCTAACTTCATTTTGGTTTCAATGTCTTGGACACCATATATCAGTTGGATTCTAAGTTTCAATGAAAAAACACATAGACCTGTTCCTCCCTTTTTCttcacttatttttattttttctgcaaTTTATTCCTACCGTATTCTGAAATGTCGGTTTAATGTAAGTGGCTCCGTAATATATACAGAAAATTAACTGTTTTTGAACAATTAACCGTCAT contains:
- the LOC112703775 gene encoding zinc finger BED domain-containing protein DAYSLEEPER-like, producing the protein MRSRKKSIVWEYFTVKTVSPGCAKAYCKQCNKEFAYMTGSKQSGTSHLKRHISLGICLKNHQTPSGEDNVQPPKKHFTKAMSHDAHIPFDQEQCNDNIAKMIILHDYPLHIVEHQGFIDFVRLLQPQYNPLSLKDVQGDCVAMYLREKQNLLHVINGIPGRVNLTVDYWTSNQTLAYVFLRGHFIGGDWNLHHPILSVMMVPFPDSDNSLNQTILSCINDWHLEGRLFTITLDKLFSNGTLMGNLRCLLSVKNPVIFDGQLLSQNCYARVLSCLALDALSAMKETVGKIRESVKYVKSSEFHEEKFFALKRQLQVPSMMELLVDDQNKWDTVYRMLAAACELKEVFGCFDDSGPDYKMNLTMDDWKHVEKLCMCLKYLYDAANILTIRPYPTANLFFPEASNLLLELTHAAFSQDPFYSTLVMPLQEKFDRYWRESCLILAAAVAMDPRYKMKLVESTFARIFGQNSEPRLRIVEDGLHELFVEYIIQMLPSSATNGDEGNEATIVHKPEPEPEPKPCHEESLNGSLFAEDGLFDIELFISDFAGDHQFNSELSEYLEEPLEPQVQEFDILNWWRGKEWKYPTLSRMASDILSIPVSTLSADSAFDMQIRKMDSYRCSLGALTLEAITCTKDWFQYE